In a genomic window of Canis lupus familiaris isolate Mischka breed German Shepherd chromosome 13, alternate assembly UU_Cfam_GSD_1.0, whole genome shotgun sequence:
- the LOC106559613 gene encoding 60S ribosomal protein L17-like, translating into MVRYSLDPENPTKSCNSRGSNLRVHFKNTRETAQAIKGMHIRKATKYLKDVTLQKQCVPFHRYNGGVGRCAQAKQWGWTQGRWPKNSAEFLLHMLKNAESNAELKGLDVDSLVIEHIQVNKAPKMRRRTYRAHGRINPYMSSPCHIEMILTEKEQIVPKPEEEVAQKKKISQKKLKKQKLMARE; encoded by the coding sequence ATGGTTCGCTACTCGCtggacccagaaaaccctacaaaatcatgcaactcaagaggttcaaatcttcgtgttcactttaagaacacacgtgaaactgcccaggccatcaagggtatgcatattcgaaaagccaccaagtatctgaaagatgtcactttgcagaagcagtgTGTGCCATTCCATCGCTACAATGGTGGAGTTGGTAGGTGTGCGcaggccaaacagtggggctggacacagggtcGTTGGCCCAAGAATagtgctgaatttttactgcacatgcttaaaaatgcggagagtaatgctgaacttaagggtttagatgtagattctctggtcattgagcacatccaggtgaaTAAAGCCCCCAAGATGCGACGTAGAACCTACAGGGCTCATGGCCGGATTAATCCATACAtgagctctccctgccacattgagatgattcttactgaaaaagagcagattgttcctaaaccagaagaggaggttgcacagaagaaaaagatatcccagaagaaactgaagaaacaaaaacttatggcccgggagtaa